Proteins found in one Populus alba chromosome 14, ASM523922v2, whole genome shotgun sequence genomic segment:
- the LOC118041813 gene encoding uncharacterized protein isoform X2, whose product MLVKNLMEQKQLDFNQPLLSVRRFSSTASTKEAKIKRKTDDALSRIPPPVYKSELKSGPLRNPGTVPFVWERSPGRPKDESKPPNRALQRPPVAPKLPPGRILNDQQQASVKGSEGAKLADRSQTRNGHCSFQNETKEKISKEAIKDASSSGSESGEEAYADARDILSRSESFFLNCSISGVSGLDGPDLKPSEAFFADQHGQDFMMARFLPAAKAMASETPQCFTRKQPVVRELPRQIAKATSVERHPLNRYSPNNIPNYAQADAVEDSEDEDHDDDRPDDPSLKLCGLLPQLCSQNSLCFMNPVLGMRKQVQVPISSVCATKSGSSNAASRNFTAHERNAMYEKRESIRIACKTENKRLDESSACKGWHGKVASPTDSQFPQPVHEEQRCTGIPDKCRNSGATDFIQCAKGGTIFRELLADESREWESVSAVSVAEKTLYIDSMHMVKPQNSNSSSSDARGLSECSKDDVEILVKNREIEETDDVDSSLLDSKHLSTVGEKKKLRPDSLESVDSCFLSLSDKSIDDVHMAVMDGSRQDKDSMQVSNTMTSPKVDKDVKIDLENRSDKKLGNLESSHVFIQDSNGEVAGNGRIDLESQKCTKLSNKESSIGCYTQLLLPPPLPKSPSESWLKRTLPIISSRNSSSRSPLGMHLHSRVQASKTFSGDPKWETIVRTANLQHGHLRFSEDLLTPIPET is encoded by the exons ATGTTAGTGAAAAATCTGATGGAACAAAAGCAATTGGATTTTAATCAGCCGCTTCTATCAGTGAGGAGGTTCTCCTCAACAGCATCCACCAAAGAAGCCAAGATCAAAAGGAAAACTGATGATGCTCTATCCAGAATACCTCCACCTGTTTACAAATCAGAATTGAAATCAGGTCCCCTGAGGAACCCTGGAACTGTTCCTTTTGTATGGGAGCGAAGTCCAGGAAGACCCAAGGATGAAAGCAAACCACCAAACCGGGCTCTTCAACGGCCCCCTGTTGCCCCAAAGCTTCCGCCCGGCAGGATTTTGAATGATCAACAGCAAGCTTCAGTTAAAGGTTCTGAAGGTGCTAAACTAGCTGATCGTTCCCAAACAAGAAATGGCCATTGCAGTTTTCAAAatgaaactaaagaaaaaatttcCAAGGAGGCAATAAAGGATGCGTCGAGTTCTGGTTCAGAAAGTGGAGAAGAAGCTTATGCAGATGCACGTGATATCCTGTCACGTAGTGAATCGTTCTTCTTGAACTGCAGTATAAGTGGCGTGAGTGGCTTGGATGGTCCGGATTTGAAACCTTCTGAGGCTTTCTTTGCAGATCAGCATGGTCAAGATTTCATGATGGCTCGTTTCTTGCCTGCAGCAAAGGCAATGGCTTCAGAGACACCTCAATGTTTTACTAGGAAGCAACCCGTCGTGCGAGAGCTACCGAGACAAATAGCCAAGGCAACAAGTGTGGAAAGGCATCCTCTAAATCGATATAGTCCAAACAATATACCAAATTATGCTCAAGCAGATGCAGTGGAAGATAGTGAAGATGAGGATCATGATGATGACAGACCCGATGATCCATCACTTAAACTTTGTGGGTTGTTGCCTCAGCTATGCTCACAGAATTCGCTTTGCTTTATGAATCCTGTACTAGGGATGAGAAAGCAGGTCCAGGTACCCATTTCTTCAGTCTGTGCAACGAAGTCTGGGTCTTCAAATGCTGCTTCTCGTAATTTCACTGCACATGAG AGGAATGCCATGTATGAGAAGAGAGAATCCATCAGAATTGCTTGCAAAACTGAGAACAAAAGGCTGGATGAATCATCTGCGTGCAAGGGTTGGCATGGTAAAGTGGCATCACCCACTGACAGTCAATTTCCTCAACCAGTCCATGAAGAACAAAGATGCACTGGGATTCCTGATAAATGTAGGAATTCTGGGGCAACTGACTTTATTCAATGTGCAAAAGGCGGCACAATTTTTCGAGAATTATTGGCCGATGAGAGCAGAGAATGGGAATCAGTCTCTGCAGTTTCCGTGGCTGAGAAAACTCTGTACATAGATTCTATGCATATGGTAAAACCTCAAAACTCTAATTCAAGTTCTTCTGATGCTAGAGGCTTATCTGAATGCTCAAAGGATGACGTGGAGATACTTGTAAAGAATAGAGAAATTGAAGAAACTGATGATGTGGATTCGTCACTTCTGGATTCCAAGCACTTGAGTACTGTGGGTGAGAAGAAAAAATTGCGACCTGATAGTTTGGAGTCTGTCGATTCCTGTTTTCTATCGTTATCTGACAAATCCATTGATGATGTGCACATGGCTGTGATGGATGGTTCCCGACAGGATAAAGACAGCATGCAGGTTTCTAACACAATGACCAGCCCGAAAGTGGACAAAGATGTGAAGATTGACTTAGAAAACCGATCAGATAAAAAACTAGGTAACCTCGAAAGTTCTCATGTCTTTATTCAGGATTCAAATGGAGAAGTGGCTGGTAATGGCAGGATTGATTTAGAAAGCCAAAAGTGTACAAAGTTAAGCAATAAAGAGAGTTCTATTGGCTGCTATACACAGCTACTTCTTCCCCCACCTCTGCCAAAATCTCCGTCAGAGTCTTGGCTAAAGCGTACTCTACCTATTATTTCCTCAAGGAATTCGTCCTCAAGGTCTCCTCTTGGTATGCATTTACATTCTAGAGTCCAAGCTTCCAAAACATTCTCCGGTGACCCGAAGTGGGAAACAATTGTCAGGACCGCTAATCTACAGCATGGGCATTTGCGCTTTTCCGAG GATTTGCTTACACCAATACCGGAAACTTAG
- the LOC118041813 gene encoding uncharacterized protein isoform X1, which produces MLVKNLMEQKQLDFNQPLLSVRRFSSTASTKEAKIKRKTDDALSRIPPPVYKSELKSGPLRNPGTVPFVWERSPGRPKDESKPPNRALQRPPVAPKLPPGRILNDQQQASVKGSEGAKLADRSQTRNGHCSFQNETKEKISKEAIKDASSSGSESGEEAYADARDILSRSESFFLNCSISGVSGLDGPDLKPSEAFFADQHGQDFMMARFLPAAKAMASETPQCFTRKQPVVRELPRQIAKATSVERHPLNRYSPNNIPNYAQADAVEDSEDEDHDDDRPDDPSLKLCGLLPQLCSQNSLCFMNPVLGMRKQVQVPISSVCATKSGSSNAASRNFTAHEHQRNAMYEKRESIRIACKTENKRLDESSACKGWHGKVASPTDSQFPQPVHEEQRCTGIPDKCRNSGATDFIQCAKGGTIFRELLADESREWESVSAVSVAEKTLYIDSMHMVKPQNSNSSSSDARGLSECSKDDVEILVKNREIEETDDVDSSLLDSKHLSTVGEKKKLRPDSLESVDSCFLSLSDKSIDDVHMAVMDGSRQDKDSMQVSNTMTSPKVDKDVKIDLENRSDKKLGNLESSHVFIQDSNGEVAGNGRIDLESQKCTKLSNKESSIGCYTQLLLPPPLPKSPSESWLKRTLPIISSRNSSSRSPLGMHLHSRVQASKTFSGDPKWETIVRTANLQHGHLRFSEDLLTPIPET; this is translated from the exons ATGTTAGTGAAAAATCTGATGGAACAAAAGCAATTGGATTTTAATCAGCCGCTTCTATCAGTGAGGAGGTTCTCCTCAACAGCATCCACCAAAGAAGCCAAGATCAAAAGGAAAACTGATGATGCTCTATCCAGAATACCTCCACCTGTTTACAAATCAGAATTGAAATCAGGTCCCCTGAGGAACCCTGGAACTGTTCCTTTTGTATGGGAGCGAAGTCCAGGAAGACCCAAGGATGAAAGCAAACCACCAAACCGGGCTCTTCAACGGCCCCCTGTTGCCCCAAAGCTTCCGCCCGGCAGGATTTTGAATGATCAACAGCAAGCTTCAGTTAAAGGTTCTGAAGGTGCTAAACTAGCTGATCGTTCCCAAACAAGAAATGGCCATTGCAGTTTTCAAAatgaaactaaagaaaaaatttcCAAGGAGGCAATAAAGGATGCGTCGAGTTCTGGTTCAGAAAGTGGAGAAGAAGCTTATGCAGATGCACGTGATATCCTGTCACGTAGTGAATCGTTCTTCTTGAACTGCAGTATAAGTGGCGTGAGTGGCTTGGATGGTCCGGATTTGAAACCTTCTGAGGCTTTCTTTGCAGATCAGCATGGTCAAGATTTCATGATGGCTCGTTTCTTGCCTGCAGCAAAGGCAATGGCTTCAGAGACACCTCAATGTTTTACTAGGAAGCAACCCGTCGTGCGAGAGCTACCGAGACAAATAGCCAAGGCAACAAGTGTGGAAAGGCATCCTCTAAATCGATATAGTCCAAACAATATACCAAATTATGCTCAAGCAGATGCAGTGGAAGATAGTGAAGATGAGGATCATGATGATGACAGACCCGATGATCCATCACTTAAACTTTGTGGGTTGTTGCCTCAGCTATGCTCACAGAATTCGCTTTGCTTTATGAATCCTGTACTAGGGATGAGAAAGCAGGTCCAGGTACCCATTTCTTCAGTCTGTGCAACGAAGTCTGGGTCTTCAAATGCTGCTTCTCGTAATTTCACTGCACATGAG CATCAGAGGAATGCCATGTATGAGAAGAGAGAATCCATCAGAATTGCTTGCAAAACTGAGAACAAAAGGCTGGATGAATCATCTGCGTGCAAGGGTTGGCATGGTAAAGTGGCATCACCCACTGACAGTCAATTTCCTCAACCAGTCCATGAAGAACAAAGATGCACTGGGATTCCTGATAAATGTAGGAATTCTGGGGCAACTGACTTTATTCAATGTGCAAAAGGCGGCACAATTTTTCGAGAATTATTGGCCGATGAGAGCAGAGAATGGGAATCAGTCTCTGCAGTTTCCGTGGCTGAGAAAACTCTGTACATAGATTCTATGCATATGGTAAAACCTCAAAACTCTAATTCAAGTTCTTCTGATGCTAGAGGCTTATCTGAATGCTCAAAGGATGACGTGGAGATACTTGTAAAGAATAGAGAAATTGAAGAAACTGATGATGTGGATTCGTCACTTCTGGATTCCAAGCACTTGAGTACTGTGGGTGAGAAGAAAAAATTGCGACCTGATAGTTTGGAGTCTGTCGATTCCTGTTTTCTATCGTTATCTGACAAATCCATTGATGATGTGCACATGGCTGTGATGGATGGTTCCCGACAGGATAAAGACAGCATGCAGGTTTCTAACACAATGACCAGCCCGAAAGTGGACAAAGATGTGAAGATTGACTTAGAAAACCGATCAGATAAAAAACTAGGTAACCTCGAAAGTTCTCATGTCTTTATTCAGGATTCAAATGGAGAAGTGGCTGGTAATGGCAGGATTGATTTAGAAAGCCAAAAGTGTACAAAGTTAAGCAATAAAGAGAGTTCTATTGGCTGCTATACACAGCTACTTCTTCCCCCACCTCTGCCAAAATCTCCGTCAGAGTCTTGGCTAAAGCGTACTCTACCTATTATTTCCTCAAGGAATTCGTCCTCAAGGTCTCCTCTTGGTATGCATTTACATTCTAGAGTCCAAGCTTCCAAAACATTCTCCGGTGACCCGAAGTGGGAAACAATTGTCAGGACCGCTAATCTACAGCATGGGCATTTGCGCTTTTCCGAG GATTTGCTTACACCAATACCGGAAACTTAG
- the LOC118041812 gene encoding sec1 family domain-containing protein MIP3, whose amino-acid sequence MAVVDVIKSCLDSIAQISEHVEGAILYLDSGCTESFQFAGAFPVLLKLGVRAICSLENMCSLDSVVNWNSNSDPALKIVVMTSRLLSDAHRYILRCLSTHKGVHQCTVFTSISELAQSAYPDSPLGPDAFHEYEILLLQDYEEIVKKNQKKASHPEVSNFQESLTFEDEGWSRLTSSEEDVSHSEATSSGKYFFGDSHTEYLGKKLVVSVHHFPMILCPFSPKVFVLPSEGSVSEAYLSAKHEDSLSPGLPPISTGVPPDGDDVPPGALLTAHFLYHLAAKMDLKTEIFSLGDLSKTVGKIMTDMSSLYDVGRRKRSAGLLLIDRTFDLLTPCCHGDSLVDCMFSSLPRRERTTSNSSMKGSKTQLKLVPSSLQRAPLDVQIPLGKILQEEKSDTNDSQLAERIEAFLGGWGACNSSPETVDLVNLCNKVHDGKSFLSEIQLLNGSFVSTETFRGTPYMEAILDRRTKDGALLVKKWLQETLRRQNITVNVKIRPGFATKSELQPMIRALAKSQSSLIRNKGIIQLGAAVLVALDELHSTRWNAFASAEKILSATAGDTSQSLGAQIGDLIHKSTMLGSDGDKKTEHLQGLLSFKDALLLMTVGYILAGENFPTSGSGGPFSWKEEHFLKEAIVDAILKNAPVVKLKFLDGLTEELEANLNRKKSEDTIEASSDLLEFDDDQWGKWGDEEEDDDKKDKKQAYSDMQLKLELLDRVDNLFKSLHKLSTVKRNLSLREGTFSSESNFTGDSDSNKSLIYKLLTRVLGKYDVPGLEYHSTTVGRLFKSGFGRFGLGQTKPSLADQNIIMVFVVGGINAAEVREVQEALSESGRPDVELILGGTTFLTPDDMLTLLMGDSSYM is encoded by the exons ATGGCTGTGGTCGATGTAATCAAATCATGCCTTGATTCCATTGCCCAA ATATCAGAGCATGTTGAGGGTGCCATTCTTTATCTCGATTCTGGATGCACGGAAAGTTTCCAATTCGCTGGAGCATTTCCTGTGCTACTCAAACTTGGAGTGAGAGCTATTTGCAGCCTGGAAAACATGTGTTCGCTTGATTCG GTGGTTAATTGGAACTCAAATTCCGATCCTGCATTGAAAATTGTGGTTATGACATCTCGTCTACTAAGCGATGCACATCGATATATTCTACGTTGCCTGAGTACACATAAAGGTGTTCATCAATGTACAGTATTTACATCTATCTCTGAG CTAGCCCAATCAGCTTACCCTGATTCACCTCTGGGACCGGATGCATTCCATGAGTATGAAATCTTGCTTCTTCAAGATTATGAGGAGATTGTGAAGAAGAATCAGAAAAAAGCTTCACACCCAGAGGTCAGCAACTTCCAGGAAAGTTTAACCTTTGAAGATGAAGGATGGTCACGGCTCACATCCAGTGAAGAGGATGTCTCTCACTCTGAAGCTACTTCAAGtgggaaatatttttttggagatAGCCATACAGAATATTTAGGGAAAAAATTGGTCGTTTCGGTGCATCACTTTCCCATGATTTTGTGTCCCTTTTCTCCTAAAGTTTTTGTGTTGCCTTCAGAGGGTTCAGTTTCTGAAGCATACTTGTCAGCCAAACATGAGGATTCTCTTAGCCCTGGATTGCCTCCTATAAGTACTGGAGTGCCTCCTGATGGTGATGATGTTCCTCCTGGGGCCCTTCTTACAGCGCATTTTCTTTACCATCTGGCTGCTAAG ATGGACCTGAAAACGGAAATATTTTCCCTTGGTGATTTATCAAAGACTGTTGGGAAGATTATGACAGACATGTCAAGTCTTTATGATGTGGGGCGCCGTAAACGTTCTGCTGGGCTGTTACTCATTGATCGCACATTTGATCTCCTTACTCCATGCTGCCATGGGGATTCACTTGTTGATTGTATGTTTTCATCTTTGCCCCGAAGAGAAAGAACAACATCCAATTCCTCCATGAAAGGCTCAAAAACCCAACTCAAACTTGTTCCTTCTAGCCTACAACGTGCACCTCTTGATGTTCAGATACCACTTGGAAAAATATTACAAGAAGAAAAATCCGATACAAATGATTCTCAGCTTGCAGAAAGAATTGAAGCTTTTCTAGGTGGGTGGGGTGCCTGCAATTCTTCTCCTGAAACTGTGGACTTGGTAAATCTCTGCAATAAAGTTCATGATGGGAAGTCTTTTCTCTCTGAGATTCAGCTGCTAAATGGATCCTTTGTTTCCACTGAAACATTTCGTGGAACACCATATATGGAAGCTATTTTGGACAGAAGAACAAAAGATGGAGCATTGCTGGTAAAGAAGTGGCTTCAGGAAACACTACGTCGGCAAAATATCACTGTTAATGTAAAAATTCGTCCTGGTTTTGCTACAAAATCAGAGTTGCAACCTATGATCAGAGCACTGGCAAAAAGCCAGTCATCATTAATCAGAAATAAAGGAATAATTCAGTTAGGAGCAGCTGTACTTGTGGCGCTTGACGAATTACATAGTACCAGATGGAATGCATTTGCCAGTGCTGAGAAAATATTGAGTGCCACTGCAGGAGATACAAGCCAGAGTCTTGGAGCTCAAATTGGTGATCTTATCCATAAGAGTACCATGCTGGGATCAGATGGAGACAAGAAAACAGAGCATTTGCAAGGGTTACTTTCTTTTAAAGATGCTTTGCTCCTTATGACAGTGGGATATATATTAGCTGGTGAGAATTTCCCTACATCTGGGTCTGGTGGCCCATTTTCTTGGAAAGAGGAGCATTTTCTAAAGGAAGCTATTGTGGATGCGATTCTCAAAAATGCACCAGTGGTGAAACTTAAGTTTCTCGATGGTCTAACAGAAGAGCTTGAGGCTAACTTAAACAGAAAAAAGTCTGAAGACACAATAGAAGCATCGTCTGATCTGTTAGAATTTGATGATGATCAATGGGGCAAATGgggtgatgaagaagaagatgatgataagaagGATAAAAAACAGGCATATAGTGACATGCAGCTGAAGCTGGAGTTGCTTGACAGGGTGGACAACCTTTTCAAATCTCTTCACAAGTTATCTACTGTTAAGAGGAATTTATCACTGCGAGAAGGGACATTTTCTTCGGAAAGTAACTTCACTGGTGATTCTGACTCAAATAAGAGTTTAATCTATAAGCTTCTGACCAGAGTGTTGGGAAAGTATGATGTACCCGGCTTGGAGTACCATTCCACTACCGTGGGGCGACTTTTTAAAAGTGGATTTGGAAGATTTGGTCTTGGACAG ACAAAACCAAGTCTGGCCGaccaaaatatcattatggTTTTTGTAGTTGGGGGCATCAACGCGGCTGAG GTGCGTGAAGTTCAAGAGGCATTATCTGAGAGTGGAAGACCCGACGTAGAGTTGATTCTTGGTGGAACAACATTCTTAACTCCTGACGACATGCTCACCTTACTAATGGGGGACTCTAGCTACATGTGA
- the LOC118041809 gene encoding uncharacterized protein → MAAAMKILLSQQGGRRCLWLPSSHFRRYFCSEPKQHPDPLIIEPVSYPVRSEHESQENSQEQEQQQQQPPRRRSQQEQGWSREDFRYMKDAPPSISITPVSYAPRVAPLPEDRVQGRDAHNVDMERERMRIEARRNLGRRAFKVVEEEGKVVLPFPRLIKPVKKEKKPLFDLNEAIKQVKANARNTFDETVEAHVKLSIDKSRSDLIVRGTLALPHGGKKALRVAVFAEGADADEARAAGADIVGGVELIDQIAKAGKIDFDHCFTTPQFFPRIAKLGKILNRQGLMPDLKQGTVVSDVSKAVKNAKKNQIKFKMDKTAIVHVGLGKVSFTEESLRENVGAFMNALLQAKPAGLKKTSKYAGYVNSFHICSTLSFQVAGNIHVRG, encoded by the exons ATGGCAGCAGCCATGAAAATCCTATTGTCCCAGCAGGGTGGCCGCAGGTGTTTGTGGTTGCCCAGCTCCCATTTCCGTAGATATTTTTGCTCTGAACCAAAACAACACCCAGATCCCTTAATAATCGAACCAGTCTCTTACCCAGTAAGATCTGAACATGAGAGCCAAGAAAATTCCCAAGAACAAgaacaacagcagcaacaaccTCCCAGAAGAAGAAGTCAGCAAGAACAAGGTTGGAGTCGGGAGGACTTCCGTTACATGAAGGACGCTCCTCCATCCATTTCAATAACTCCAGTGTCATACGCACCACGGGTTGCGCCGCTGCCGGAGGACAGGGTTCAAGGACGGGACGCACATAATGTTGatatggagagagagaggatgagGATTGAGGCGCGGAGGAATCTGGGGAGAAGAGCTTTTAAGGTTGTGGAAGAGGAGGGAAAAGTGGTGCTGCCTTTTCCTAGATTAATCAAGCCTGTTAAGAAGGAAAAGAAGCCTCTTTTTGACTTGAATGAGGCTATTAAGCAAGTCAAG GCTAATGCCAGGAATACTTTTGATGAGACTGTTGAAGCACATGTAAAATTGAGTATAGATAAATCTCGATCTGACCTG ATAGTTCGCGGCACCTTGGCTTTGCCTCACGGTGGTAAGAAG GCTCTCAGGGTGGCTGTCTTTGCTGAAGGTGCAGATGCAGATGAAGCAAGAGCCGCGGGAGCTGATATTGTTGGAGGTGTTGAACTTATTGATCAAATTGCAA AAGCTGGCAAGATTGACTTTGATCATTGTTTCACGACTCCACAATTTTTCCCTCGCATTGCTAAG CTGGGGAAGATTCTTAATCGTCAAGGTTTGATGCCTGATCTTAAA CAAGGTACTGTTGTCAGTGATGTTTCTAAAGCAGTAAAGAATgcaaaaaagaatcaaattaagtttaaaatggACAAAACAGCAATTGTGCATGTTGGACTTGGAAAG GTAAGTTTTACAGAAGAGTCTTTGCGCGAGAATGTAGGTGCATTTATGAATGCTCTTCTGCAAGCAAAGCCTGCAGGCTTAAAGAAGA CTTCCAAATATGCTGGATACGTCAACTCCTTCCATATTTGCAGCACT